Genomic segment of Halococcus hamelinensis 100A6:
AGGTCCGCCAGCGTTCGACCCAGTGGTCGGGAAGTGCGGGGTTCTCCGCGCGCGTGGTCTCGCCGAAGAGCCCGTCCCGCGCGACCGTGAGACCGGGTTCCGTGAGCTCGCCGTCGGCGCGGGCTTGCTCGGCGAGCTGGCCGTACTGTTCGCGTTCGACTTCGGTGTACGATTCGGCCATCGAGTCGATCAGTACCAGCCCGTCGAGCCGGTCGGGGTAGCGCTCGGCGAAGCGCAGCGCCATGAACCCGCCCATCGACATCCCACAGAGCACGACCGTATCGAGGTCGAGCCCGTCACAGAGGGCGTCGACGTCGTCCGCGAGGTCGTAGAGGTCGTAGGAACTCGCGTACTGGTCCGTCCGCGCCCGGAGGTCGTAGGCCACGGTCCGAAAGTCGTCGGCGAGCGCCTCGACCTGCGGGTCGAACATCGTCCGGTCCATCAGGGTGCCGTGGGCGAACACGATGGCTGGACCGTCGCCGCGGTCGGTCACCACCGTCTCCGGTCGGAGTCGATACCGCTCGGTGGCGACGTCGGTGGGAGTCTCTGACACGTGTGTGGGATGGGGACACACCGACTTATATCCCGAGCCGTCCGAACAGTGTCACGCCATCGACCGCGAACTCATTGGTCGAGGCGGACGGGCCATGGACTGCGTAGCCGTGGCCGGATTCGCCCTTCTTCGTCGTCGGTTTCCGGAAGAACTGGAAACCCGGCACCGCCGCTTATGTCGGTGGGCACGAACACCAGCAACATGATCCGGGACGCCCGCGTGCTCCAAGACGAGTTCCTCCCGCGCGAGGTGGGCCATCGCGACCAGGAGATGAACGCCCTCACCCGCGCGCTCGACCCCGTGACGCGCAACGAGCCCGCCGAGACCGCGTTCCTGTTCGGGCCCTCGGGGACGGGCAAGACCTGTCTCGCCCGATTCGCGCTCGCCCGCCT
This window contains:
- a CDS encoding alpha/beta fold hydrolase encodes the protein MSETPTDVATERYRLRPETVVTDRGDGPAIVFAHGTLMDRTMFDPQVEALADDFRTVAYDLRARTDQYASSYDLYDLADDVDALCDGLDLDTVVLCGMSMGGFMALRFAERYPDRLDGLVLIDSMAESYTEVEREQYGQLAEQARADGELTEPGLTVARDGLFGETTRAENPALPDHWVERWRT